One Hippocampus zosterae strain Florida chromosome 4, ASM2543408v3, whole genome shotgun sequence genomic window carries:
- the LOC127599299 gene encoding interleukin-18 receptor 1-like — translation MEIRQEKPLSVFERKSFGLTLTTAIKIIMTVPQLQMLLLLASLTGRCVANPRQEIYVKAGEMVVLQCQLAGHIDHRPVIWTSEDKPQMDLFNMSPAEQRQLGLLCFDRSLFILTASVNHQGNYSCSQRNEKDQLWFRLTVYNTLTRELENRTRYLMRCYTQESCTLKCPDVNIPPSNYPNFTSRDITWHKEGESAQEVNGYFPSAEETDHGVYICTRSYLFDGQMYNMSYTVVLDVQPNQRNSDKHAVISYPPANETIYVDVGSPAIIKCEAVLYSAWSSLFWLKGNAFVEMNDSFPVFSNYTREHMTDGVKTTVNLVFKRVTKDDLSNDYTCKMQSISDYPSFVTITLAKNVRPFHMSVVLSPVIILAVMATTVIVYVKFKIEIILFLRDTLGCHRRTTDGKTYDVFLMCYKSNKVPGLKQCDVRWLKNVLEDNLGYKLCHFDRDVHPGKAVPEALLDCIERSQSVVLVPSPAAQSLETGLLSAIHAALVERKTSLVVIKPEYAEGPKWDCIQEAFQLLEKTGSCVTWKGLSSLPRSSAFWKELRYHLPVACTGNKGFPLEALPC, via the exons AGAAACCACTGAGCGTGTTTGAAAGGAAGTCTTTTGGGCTCACATTGACGACAGCCATCAAGATCATCATGACGGTGCCTCAGCTTCAAATGCTTTTACTACTTGCATCTTTAACAG GCCGGTGTGTGGCAAACCCCCGCCAGGAAATTTATGTCAAGGCAGGTGAGATGGTGGTGCTGCAGTGTCAACTGGCGGGACATATTGACCATAGACCAGTGATATGGACCAGTGAGGACAAGCCACAGATGGACCTGTTTAACATGTCGCCTGCTGAGCAGAGACAGTTGGGTCTCCTGTGTTTTGACAGGAGCCTTTTCATTCTCACTGCTTCAGTAAACCATCAGGGCAACTACTCGTGCTCACAAAG GAATGAAAAGGACCAGTTGTGGTTCAGGCTGACCGTGTACAACACATTGACCAGAGAGCTGGAGAACAGAACTCGGTACCTGATGAGATGTTACACACAAGAGTCCTGCACATTGAAATGTCCCGATGTCAACATCCCGCCTTCAAATTATCCCAACTTTACCAGTCGTGACATTACATGGCACAAG GAGGGTGAGTCGGCACAGGAGGTTAACGGCTACTTTCCAAGTGCAGAAGAGACAGACCATGGTGTCTACATCTGCACCAGGTCTTATCTTTTTGATGGTCAAATGTATAACATGAGTTATACGGTGGTGTTGGACGTCCAACCTAATCAGA gaaacTCGGACAAACATGCTGTGATCTCATACCCGCCGGCAAATGAAACTATTTATGTGGATGTGG GTTCACCAGCTATCATTAAATGTGAAGCTGTGCTTTACTCAGCCTGGAGTTCTTTGTTTTGGCTGAAGGGGAACGCATTTGTGGAAATGAATGACTCCTTCCCAGTATTCTCCAATTATACACG GGAACATATGACCGACGGAGTAAAAACCACAGTAAATCTGGTGTTCAAAAGAGTAACAAAGGATGATCTATCAAATGATTACACTTGTAAAATGCAATCCATCTCTGACTACCCGAGCTTTGTCACTATCACTTTGGCCAAAAATG TTCGGCCTTTCCACATGTCTGTGGTACTCAGCCCGGTGATTATTTTGGCAGTAATGGCTACGACTGTCATTGTCTAtgtcaaattcaaaattgaaaTCATTCTCTTTCTACGAGACACTCTGGGCTGCCACAGGAGAACCACAG ATGGGAAGACCTATGATGTGTTTCTGATGTGTTACAAGAGCAACAAAGTCCCAGGACTGAAACAATGTGATGTAAGGTGGCTGAAAAATGTTCTAGAAGACAATTTGGGTTATAAACTATGCCACTTCGATCGGGATGTACATCCAGGAAAAG CTGTGCCTGAGGCGTTGCTAGACTGCATAGAACGAAGCCAATCAGTGGTCCTGGTACCTTCCCCTGCGGCTCAGAGTCTGGAGACTGGCTTGTTGAGTGCCATCCATGCAGCCCTAGTGGAACGCAAGACAAGCTTAGTTGTCATCAAACCTGAGTATGCAGAAGGACCAAAATGGGATTGCATACAAGAGGCCTTCCAGCTCCTTGAGAAGACGGGTAGCTGTGTCACATGGAAGGGCTTAAGTTCTCTGCCGCGTTCTTCCGCTTTCTGGAAGGAGCTCCGCTATCACCTCCCGGTAGCATGCACTGGAAACAAAGGTTTTCCCTTAGAAGCTCTTCCATGTTAA